A single region of the Stigmatella aurantiaca genome encodes:
- a CDS encoding non-ribosomal peptide synthetase — protein sequence MNAPALISELTRIGVELKVEDEHLRVRAARGVLTPELQKLIATHKAEMIQLLRPAVATPNASLQFEPFPLTDIQETYFVGRGMDFGLSGMSCHLYHELDTRGLDVARLSRAWQRLIEQHVMLRSVVLPSGEQRVLESVPPFSIPVLDLRGQASTVVDAKLAEIRKELSTRSTPPGQWPTFELRATLLDDGRTRIHFDFDAITADASAVLTLLEEWREFYLSPDRPLKPVPITFRDHVLAEEAARDTDSFRQAQAYWMERLKTMPDAPALPIATEPERLMRPSFGRLSGRLDAARWARLKEHAANAGLTASGVVCAAFSEVLGTWSETPHFTLNLTLFRRLPIHPEVDRLLGDFTTNVLLEVDRSGESFTARAVRLRDQLAEDLEHTHFSGVRVMRERAQMKKGNGAIMPVVFTSLLGHRSRVPGGGSPFNWLGEVVYAITQTPQMWLDHQVREESGALYCHWDSPEGLFPQSMLEGAFEAYMDLLGRLADDGACWEQSTVVRLPASQRAQREAFNATAAPIPESRLDTLFLAQAEQGPQRAAILESSAKITYGELLGQAGSLAAHLVELGAKPNELTAVVLEKGWRQAVAVMAVHLAGSAYLPLDPALPEERRRLLLEEGQVKVVLTESHLAQRLSWPEGIRVVAIADAARGTPPRLPARATSDLAYCIYTSGSTGRPKGVMIEHRAAANTLLDLNERFGVGPSDRVFALSALGFDLSVYDIFGSLAAGAAIVMPQPEASRDPAHWLQMIREQGVTIWNSVPTLMEMLVDLVESRGEMLPASLRLVLMSGDWIPVTLPDRIRKLSPHIKVISMGGATEASIWSIIHPIGRVDPSARSIPYGRPMLNQRFYVLDERLAPRPDYVPGDLYIGGVGLAQGYFRDEETTRARFIAHPQTGERLYRTGDMGRFLPEGEIEFLGRKDFQVKIAGHRIELGEIEAALVRHPSIREAVVAAPGERTSRRLVAYLVPVEGQEPPSDEALRAFLGAALPQYMVPAVFVRLEQLPLSSNGKVDRKALPEPVLQPTRTSSLTDARGGKILATVMRLVAEVLKRPEIEPGAGLLQMGATSVELIKLAMLLEQEFGSRPTITEILSLRNASEIAGYYVERQPVEETPESKAAEPSPAGIRRFDSGAVTAQLASPPEDDERRQRYFKRLSHRTFSAEPLDAQVLGRLLSCLAPLKVEGQLKYQYGSAGGIYGVQTYLFIGAGRVRGLEAGAYYHDPLRHTLVHLGGAGTSGAALHTAANASMAERSAFSLFLVGDRRAISQRYGDKWRDLALIETGLMAQLLETSAAEAELGLCQLDEVRFEELRKVLRLEEEHVYLHGLVGGGIAWEEGSL from the coding sequence TTGAACGCTCCAGCACTTATCTCCGAACTGACCCGCATCGGCGTGGAGCTCAAGGTCGAGGACGAACACCTCCGGGTTCGCGCCGCGCGGGGCGTCCTCACGCCGGAACTCCAGAAGCTCATCGCCACGCACAAGGCGGAGATGATTCAGCTGTTGCGGCCGGCCGTCGCCACGCCCAATGCGTCGCTCCAGTTCGAGCCGTTTCCGCTGACCGATATCCAGGAGACGTACTTCGTCGGCCGCGGAATGGACTTCGGTCTCAGCGGGATGTCGTGCCACCTGTACCATGAGCTCGACACCCGGGGCCTGGACGTGGCCCGGCTCTCGCGGGCCTGGCAGCGCCTCATCGAGCAGCACGTGATGCTGCGCTCCGTGGTGCTGCCCTCGGGTGAGCAGCGGGTGCTGGAGAGCGTTCCCCCGTTCTCCATTCCCGTGCTGGATCTGCGCGGACAGGCCTCCACCGTGGTGGATGCGAAGCTCGCGGAGATCCGGAAGGAACTCTCGACGCGCTCCACGCCGCCGGGCCAGTGGCCTACCTTCGAGCTGCGCGCGACGTTGCTCGATGATGGGCGGACCCGCATCCACTTCGACTTCGACGCCATCACCGCGGATGCTTCCGCCGTGCTCACGCTCCTCGAGGAGTGGCGTGAGTTCTACCTGTCGCCGGACCGGCCCCTCAAGCCGGTGCCCATCACCTTCCGCGACCACGTGCTCGCGGAAGAGGCGGCGCGGGACACGGATTCCTTCCGGCAGGCGCAGGCCTACTGGATGGAGCGGCTCAAGACGATGCCGGATGCGCCGGCACTGCCCATCGCCACCGAGCCCGAGCGCTTGATGCGTCCCTCCTTCGGGCGCCTGAGCGGCCGCCTGGATGCGGCGCGCTGGGCACGGCTGAAGGAGCACGCGGCCAACGCGGGGCTGACCGCCTCGGGTGTCGTCTGCGCGGCCTTCTCGGAGGTGCTGGGCACCTGGAGCGAGACGCCTCACTTCACCCTCAACCTCACGCTGTTCCGCCGCCTGCCGATCCACCCGGAAGTGGACCGGCTCCTCGGAGACTTCACCACCAACGTGCTGCTCGAGGTGGATCGAAGCGGGGAGTCCTTCACCGCCCGGGCCGTGCGCCTGCGTGATCAGCTCGCCGAGGATCTCGAGCACACCCACTTCAGCGGGGTGCGGGTGATGCGCGAGCGCGCCCAGATGAAGAAGGGCAACGGGGCCATCATGCCCGTCGTCTTCACGAGCCTCCTCGGACACCGGTCCCGGGTCCCGGGCGGGGGCTCGCCGTTCAACTGGTTGGGCGAGGTCGTCTACGCCATCACCCAGACACCGCAGATGTGGCTGGATCACCAGGTTCGCGAGGAGTCCGGAGCGCTCTACTGTCACTGGGACAGCCCGGAAGGGCTCTTCCCGCAGTCGATGCTCGAAGGGGCCTTCGAGGCCTACATGGACCTCCTGGGCCGGCTCGCCGATGACGGTGCCTGCTGGGAGCAGAGCACCGTGGTGCGGCTCCCCGCGTCGCAGCGGGCCCAGCGCGAGGCCTTCAATGCCACCGCGGCCCCCATTCCCGAGTCCCGCCTGGACACGCTCTTCCTGGCTCAGGCAGAGCAGGGGCCCCAGCGGGCAGCCATCCTGGAGTCCTCCGCGAAGATCACCTACGGGGAGCTGCTGGGCCAGGCGGGTTCTCTCGCGGCGCACCTCGTCGAGCTGGGCGCGAAGCCCAATGAGCTGACCGCGGTGGTGCTGGAGAAGGGGTGGCGGCAGGCCGTCGCGGTGATGGCCGTTCATCTGGCGGGTTCCGCGTATCTCCCGCTGGATCCCGCGCTACCCGAGGAGCGCCGCCGCCTGTTGCTGGAGGAGGGCCAGGTCAAGGTGGTCCTCACCGAGAGCCACCTGGCGCAGCGGCTGTCGTGGCCCGAGGGCATCCGGGTCGTGGCCATCGCCGACGCGGCCCGGGGGACCCCGCCGCGCTTGCCCGCGCGTGCCACCTCGGACCTGGCGTACTGCATCTACACGTCGGGTTCGACGGGCCGCCCCAAGGGCGTGATGATCGAGCACCGGGCCGCGGCGAACACCCTCCTCGATCTCAACGAGCGCTTCGGCGTGGGCCCGTCGGACCGCGTCTTTGCCCTCTCGGCGCTCGGCTTCGACCTGTCGGTGTACGACATCTTTGGAAGTCTGGCCGCCGGGGCCGCGATCGTCATGCCCCAGCCCGAGGCCTCGCGGGATCCCGCGCACTGGCTGCAGATGATCCGCGAGCAGGGCGTGACCATCTGGAACTCGGTCCCGACGCTGATGGAAATGCTCGTGGACCTGGTCGAGTCCCGGGGCGAGATGCTTCCTGCATCCCTGCGCCTCGTGCTGATGAGCGGCGATTGGATTCCCGTGACCTTGCCGGACCGGATCCGCAAGCTGTCCCCGCACATCAAGGTCATCAGCATGGGCGGGGCGACGGAAGCGTCGATCTGGTCGATCATCCACCCGATTGGCCGGGTCGATCCCTCCGCACGGAGCATCCCGTACGGCCGGCCCATGTTGAACCAGCGCTTCTACGTGCTTGATGAGAGGCTGGCGCCGCGCCCGGACTACGTGCCGGGCGACCTCTACATCGGGGGTGTCGGGCTGGCGCAGGGCTATTTCCGCGATGAGGAGACGACGCGGGCGCGCTTCATCGCGCATCCCCAGACCGGTGAGCGCCTCTACCGGACGGGCGATATGGGCCGGTTCCTTCCGGAAGGGGAGATCGAATTCCTCGGCCGCAAGGACTTCCAGGTCAAGATCGCCGGACACCGCATCGAGCTGGGAGAGATCGAAGCGGCGCTCGTGCGTCATCCGTCGATTCGCGAGGCGGTGGTCGCGGCCCCGGGGGAGCGGACCTCGCGGCGGCTCGTGGCCTATCTCGTTCCCGTCGAAGGGCAGGAGCCCCCTTCGGATGAGGCACTGCGGGCTTTCCTGGGCGCGGCGCTGCCGCAGTACATGGTGCCGGCCGTCTTCGTCCGCCTGGAGCAGCTGCCCCTGTCGTCCAACGGCAAGGTGGACCGCAAGGCCCTGCCAGAGCCCGTGCTTCAGCCCACCCGCACCTCGAGCCTCACGGATGCCCGGGGAGGGAAGATCCTCGCGACCGTCATGCGGCTGGTCGCCGAGGTGCTGAAGCGTCCGGAGATCGAGCCGGGTGCCGGTCTTCTCCAGATGGGCGCCACTTCGGTCGAGCTCATCAAGCTCGCGATGCTGCTCGAGCAGGAGTTTGGAAGCCGTCCCACCATCACGGAGATCCTCTCGCTTCGGAATGCCTCGGAGATCGCGGGCTATTACGTCGAGCGCCAGCCGGTGGAGGAGACTCCCGAGAGCAAGGCGGCGGAGCCGAGTCCCGCGGGCATCCGACGCTTCGATTCGGGGGCCGTGACCGCGCAACTGGCCTCGCCGCCGGAGGATGACGAGCGGCGGCAGCGCTACTTCAAGCGGCTCAGCCACCGGACCTTCTCCGCGGAGCCCCTCGACGCTCAGGTGCTGGGCCGGTTGCTGTCCTGCCTTGCTCCCCTCAAGGTGGAAGGGCAGCTCAAGTACCAGTACGGCTCGGCAGGCGGAATCTACGGCGTCCAGACCTACCTCTTCATCGGCGCAGGGCGTGTCCGGGGGCTCGAAGCAGGCGCCTACTACCATGATCCCCTCCGGCACACGCTCGTTCACCTGGGAGGCGCGGGCACATCTGGAGCGGCGTTGCACACGGCTGCCAATGCCTCCATGGCCGAGCGCTCGGCGTTCTCGCTTTTCCTCGTGGGTGACCGGCGGGCCATTTCCCAGCGTTACGGGGACAAGTGGCGGGATCTGGCGCTGATCGAAACGGGTTTGATGGCTCAGCTTCTCGAGACGAGCGCGGCGGAGGCCGAGCTGGGGCTCTGCCAGCTGGATGAAGTGCGCTTCGAGGAGCTGCGCAAGGTGCTCCGGCTGGAAGAGGAGCACGTGTATCTCCATGGCCTCGTGGGTGGCGGCATCGCGTGGGAGGAAGGGTCCCTATGA